One window of Mangrovibacterium diazotrophicum genomic DNA carries:
- a CDS encoding indolepyruvate oxidoreductase subunit beta, translating into MKTDVILAGVGGQGILSMGAIIGLAALEEGLHLKQSETHGMSQRGGAVVSHVRLSDRSVYADLIHHGQADLILAVEPMEALRQLPFLKKDGYLITNTDPFTNLPNYPEIGKIQEALDQLPKVLKIDATDLARDIGHAKSSNIIMLGALSAFVHISVQSFEKGIETVFAGKGEDVVEFNKQAFHLGRKVALTTV; encoded by the coding sequence ATGAAAACAGATGTTATTTTAGCAGGTGTGGGTGGACAAGGAATTTTATCGATGGGAGCCATTATCGGGCTGGCAGCGCTCGAAGAAGGGCTTCATTTGAAACAGTCGGAAACGCATGGCATGAGCCAGCGCGGAGGAGCTGTGGTATCGCACGTGCGCCTTTCGGACCGATCCGTTTATGCTGATTTGATTCACCACGGGCAGGCCGATCTGATTTTAGCGGTTGAACCAATGGAAGCCTTGCGACAATTGCCTTTTCTGAAAAAAGACGGTTACCTGATCACCAATACTGATCCGTTTACCAATCTTCCGAATTACCCTGAAATCGGCAAAATTCAAGAGGCGCTTGATCAGCTACCCAAAGTGCTGAAAATAGATGCCACCGATCTGGCCCGCGATATCGGTCACGCAAAGTCTTCGAATATTATTATGCTGGGTGCTTTGTCTGCTTTTGTGCATATCTCAGTCCAGTCGTTCGAAAAGGGGATTGAAACCGTTTTTGCAGGCAAGGGAGAAGATGTGGTCGAATTTAACAAGCAGGCTTTTCATTTGGGACGAAAAGTGGCTTTGACAACGGTTTGA
- a CDS encoding indolepyruvate ferredoxin oxidoreductase subunit alpha — translation MKPELFLGNEAVAQAAIDAGISGVYAYPGTPSTEITEYIQQSKQALDRQVRCNWSANEKTAYEAALGMSYAGKRALVCMKQVGLNVAADVFINSAITGVNGGLVLAVADDPGMHSSQNEQDSRFYGKFAMIPVLEPSNQQESYNMAYEAFQLSEQSQLPVMLRLTTRLSHTRSGVLRREVLQPKSLKLPQSSKQFLLLPIFARKNYRHLLEKQDLLQEWAEQSKYNFFRDGADKSLGVVCCGLGWNYFQEVFADSEIPYPRVKISQYPVPVSIIRKLEELCDELLVVEEGYPLVEEQLHDFFGKGKPVHGKLDGTIDRQGELTTDKVGRALAVIYDEPFSVPECVVPRPPSFCMGCGHVDAFKALDEAIASYGAGHIFSDIGCYALAALPPFESIYTCVDMGASITMAKGAADAGFFPAIAVLGDSTFAHSGITGLLDAVNEKTNMLIVISDNQSVSMTGGQDSAAKDIIETICVGLGVDTRHIRVFVPLKKNHEEMVQIFKEEIEFEGVSVVIPRRECLQKAMWRMKRNKTK, via the coding sequence ATGAAACCGGAACTGTTTCTGGGCAACGAGGCGGTGGCGCAGGCGGCCATTGATGCCGGTATTTCGGGCGTTTATGCCTATCCTGGTACCCCGTCGACAGAGATCACAGAGTATATTCAGCAAAGTAAACAGGCTCTTGATCGGCAGGTGCGCTGCAATTGGTCGGCCAATGAGAAAACGGCTTACGAGGCGGCTTTGGGCATGAGTTACGCGGGCAAGCGTGCGTTGGTTTGCATGAAACAGGTCGGATTGAATGTGGCTGCTGATGTTTTCATTAACTCGGCGATTACGGGTGTGAATGGAGGTTTGGTATTGGCAGTGGCTGATGATCCCGGGATGCACTCGTCTCAAAACGAGCAGGACTCTCGCTTCTATGGGAAGTTTGCAATGATCCCGGTTCTGGAACCTTCGAACCAACAGGAGTCTTACAACATGGCTTATGAAGCTTTTCAACTGTCAGAGCAGAGCCAACTTCCGGTTATGCTTCGCCTGACAACCCGCCTTTCGCATACACGTTCCGGTGTTCTCCGCCGCGAAGTACTTCAGCCCAAAAGCCTGAAGTTACCGCAGAGTAGCAAACAGTTCCTCTTACTTCCGATTTTTGCGCGGAAGAATTACCGCCATCTTTTGGAAAAGCAAGACCTGCTACAAGAGTGGGCCGAACAGTCTAAATACAATTTTTTCAGGGATGGAGCAGATAAAAGCCTCGGGGTCGTTTGTTGCGGACTAGGCTGGAACTATTTCCAGGAAGTTTTCGCCGATTCTGAGATTCCGTATCCAAGAGTGAAAATCTCACAATACCCGGTACCTGTGTCAATCATCCGAAAACTCGAAGAGTTGTGCGACGAGTTGCTCGTGGTGGAAGAAGGCTATCCGCTGGTTGAGGAACAACTGCATGATTTCTTTGGGAAAGGAAAGCCGGTGCATGGTAAGCTCGACGGAACAATTGACAGACAGGGAGAGTTGACGACGGATAAAGTTGGGCGGGCGTTAGCTGTGATTTACGATGAGCCTTTCTCAGTGCCTGAATGCGTCGTTCCGCGACCGCCATCTTTTTGTATGGGCTGCGGACACGTTGATGCATTCAAGGCATTGGATGAAGCGATTGCCAGCTACGGCGCGGGGCATATTTTTTCCGACATCGGTTGTTACGCCCTGGCTGCTTTGCCGCCCTTCGAGTCAATTTATACCTGTGTGGATATGGGCGCCTCCATCACCATGGCGAAAGGGGCTGCCGATGCCGGCTTTTTCCCGGCGATTGCCGTGTTGGGCGATTCCACTTTTGCGCACTCGGGAATCACCGGATTGCTCGACGCCGTTAATGAAAAGACCAATATGCTGATCGTGATTTCCGATAACCAATCAGTGTCGATGACCGGAGGGCAGGATTCGGCTGCAAAGGATATTATCGAAACTATTTGTGTGGGGCTTGGTGTCGACACCCGCCACATTCGGGTCTTTGTGCCCTTAAAAAAGAATCACGAGGAGATGGTTCAGATTTTTAAGGAAGAGATTGAATTTGAAGGAGTTTCGGTGGTTATCCCACGGCGGGAGTGTTTGCAAAAGGCGATGTGGAGAATGAAACGGAATAAAACGAAATAG
- a CDS encoding sodium:solute symporter family protein yields the protein MKITILVVYGLVLLVIGVVSALKIKTPSDYFVAGKRNGVFQIAGSLLASILGGSAILGSVNLAIHQSWAAAWYLLAASAGLWLLFPLVRKVSKFGKFTLTDMIGRFYGNTARKSASVIIPMAWTGIVAAQIIAAAKILFSLFALPYSDGVLISSAVFIIYTLIGGQISILKTDFIQAIIILVGVACSAIFLAFTHGPHTSPIGDSFPFNPHFGTTDLLILVLTFSSTFVVGPDIYSRVFCARDERTARQSIAVVAAILIPFAFVLTYLGVFAVENLSSEQLTHSVVLVDLIAQYLPEWVLGLMAAALLSAVLSSADTTLLTASMMVTELFQEDIDNKKSLNTTRVFIVVIGVISMLIALQITSIIGSLLMALSFYSGAFIVPIIAALANLKVNKKLSIVAMLVGGLFALGGKILASVYGFSWANWMIVGAFILNFLILRIPEKR from the coding sequence ATGAAGATTACCATTCTTGTTGTTTACGGACTTGTCCTGCTCGTCATTGGAGTTGTCTCGGCACTGAAAATTAAAACGCCTTCCGACTATTTTGTTGCCGGGAAACGAAACGGCGTTTTTCAGATTGCCGGAAGTTTGCTGGCTTCTATTTTAGGTGGCTCTGCCATTCTGGGTTCTGTTAATTTGGCGATTCACCAAAGCTGGGCTGCTGCCTGGTACCTGTTGGCGGCATCGGCCGGTTTGTGGCTGCTGTTTCCCCTGGTGCGCAAGGTTAGCAAGTTTGGCAAATTCACGCTGACCGACATGATCGGCCGTTTCTACGGAAATACGGCCCGCAAGTCAGCGTCGGTGATTATCCCGATGGCCTGGACGGGAATTGTGGCGGCACAAATCATTGCCGCGGCAAAAATCCTGTTCAGTTTGTTTGCGCTGCCTTATTCCGACGGCGTGCTTATCTCATCCGCGGTGTTCATTATCTACACGCTGATTGGAGGGCAAATCTCCATCCTGAAAACCGATTTTATCCAGGCGATTATCATTCTCGTCGGAGTTGCCTGTTCGGCAATATTTCTGGCGTTTACCCACGGGCCGCACACGAGTCCGATTGGCGACAGTTTCCCATTTAATCCGCACTTCGGAACAACTGATTTGCTTATTCTGGTTCTTACTTTTTCGAGCACCTTTGTGGTGGGACCGGATATTTATTCACGTGTTTTTTGTGCCCGCGACGAACGAACCGCCCGGCAAAGCATCGCCGTTGTTGCGGCAATCCTTATTCCGTTCGCATTCGTACTGACTTATCTTGGCGTATTTGCAGTTGAAAATCTCTCGTCAGAGCAATTGACACATTCAGTCGTCTTAGTCGATCTGATTGCACAATACCTGCCCGAATGGGTACTCGGCTTAATGGCTGCAGCGCTGCTCTCAGCGGTACTTTCTTCGGCTGATACCACCCTACTGACAGCCTCGATGATGGTGACTGAATTATTTCAGGAAGATATTGACAACAAAAAATCACTCAACACCACGCGAGTTTTTATTGTAGTCATTGGTGTGATCAGCATGCTGATCGCTTTGCAAATTACCTCCATCATTGGTTCCCTCCTGATGGCGCTTTCCTTTTATTCCGGGGCTTTCATTGTACCAATCATTGCAGCACTGGCGAACCTGAAGGTGAACAAAAAATTGAGTATCGTTGCCATGCTTGTAGGCGGTTTGTTTGCTTTAGGCGGAAAAATACTGGCATCAGTGTACGGCTTCAGTTGGGCCAACTGGATGATCGTTGGCGCCTTTATACTGAACTTTCTGATTTTACGGATACCGGAGAAACGCTAA
- a CDS encoding RNA polymerase sigma factor: MIDDKLTDQFLKLVEENKKLIFKVSRMFCSFEADRSDLFQEIVANLWKAYPRFNGRSKLSTWIYRVALNTAISWFRDYSNQKNHIEYTDWVPGIETGETLDEITELLYAAIGHLGKVDKAIIMLQLEGYSYDDISEIIGLSRTNVATKINRIKQKLKNHLSNN; encoded by the coding sequence ATGATTGATGATAAACTAACCGATCAGTTTTTGAAATTAGTCGAAGAAAACAAGAAACTGATTTTTAAAGTTAGCCGCATGTTCTGCAGTTTTGAGGCTGATCGAAGTGATCTTTTTCAGGAGATCGTCGCAAATTTGTGGAAGGCTTATCCCCGTTTTAACGGGCGGTCGAAGTTAAGTACCTGGATTTATAGGGTTGCATTAAACACTGCAATTTCTTGGTTTCGGGACTATTCTAATCAGAAAAATCATATTGAGTATACCGACTGGGTTCCCGGCATCGAAACAGGGGAGACATTGGACGAAATAACAGAACTGTTGTACGCTGCAATCGGTCACCTGGGGAAAGTTGATAAGGCAATTATTATGTTGCAGCTTGAAGGATACTCCTATGATGATATTTCGGAGATTATCGGCTTAAGCAGAACCAATGTGGCGACCAAAATAAACCGTATCAAACAGAAACTAAAAAATCATTTGTCAAACAATTAA